The DNA window TGTCCTGCGGGGGGTGGAAGGTCTTTGAGACTTGAAACTCGATTTCGAGCTCTGTCTGCCCCTGGAATTTCGCCGGTAGCGGGAAGCTCAGTTGCAGCGGGCCGGGGTGGATTGGGGTGGTTGTGATTTCCTCACCATTCACCTTGAGCGTCAGTTTCGCCTCGCCCAGTGCTTCCGGGGTGTAGCCTTTCACGAACAAGGTTGCGGAAGTAGAAAAAGGACCTCCCAGCCGGAGGTGGGCGTCGCGGCCGATCCAGCGATTGCCGCTTTCGATCTGATACCAGCCTTTGCCAAACTGCGTCGCGTAAGCGGGATCGCCGGTTAGAACATTGGCAGAGAAGCCGTTGCCGAGTGAGAGTGCTTGATTGTGCGCCCATTCCCGGGTGACATCCCGAAGATGAGCGCCTTCCAGACGGTAGACGAGAATCGCATCCTGTTCAAACGCGGTGCGGACAATCCCCGGTGCTGCTGTGAGCGGATTCCGTGGCAGGCTTGGATCAGGGGCGATGCGAACGCCCTCTGCATGGACGAGACGGAGAGCATTGTCCACAAAAACACTTTCATAGAGGGCCGGATCGACTCCTTCGACAAGGATGAGCTTGCCGGGATGGTGCTCCACCACATACTGGAGACCACGAACGAGAACCCGTCCCGATCCGCTGCGGGCGAGATACCAATCAAAGGTTGCATTCTGTACCAGCCAACTCGGCCAGATGTAGAGAATCAGAAGCGCTGCGCCCGCCCAACGGGCCGGGCCCGGGAGGCGCAGGGGAATGGTGGCGAGGACGATCATCATGCCAAAGGCGGCGGAACCGAGGTAGTAGTCGGTGCGATGGTCTCGCAAGGGGAGTACAGGGGTGAGGAGCGCCAAGCTGATGATCATGCCGAAGAGCGGAAGATAATCGCGCCGGAGGGTGCGCCAGAGGGTAAAACCGAGGATGGCGGGGGTGAGGATCCAGCGCACCGGCATTTCGAGCCAGTTCCAGTCCGGACCGAAGTTTTTGAGCTTGACCGCAGCCAGCAACCACTGCCAATAGACCCCAAGTGTTTCAAAAAGCGCCATATCGAAGTGCATCCGGTAGGCCGGGGCATCTTTGAGCTTCGGAATCAGCCACAGGTGTGCTGCCAGGAAGGCGGCGGCGGGGAGAAAGTAAGGCAGCGCGGCAGAAATCCGCCGCCGCTCGAAAAGAATGGCCCAGGCCAGCAGGATGCCGGGCAGGGCAATGATATTCTCGAGCGCGCCAAAGCCGAGCAGGTAACAGGCCCAGGAGCCGAGAAGCCAGCCGCGGCGATTGGTATCGGCGTAATACAAAAAGCACAACAGAGACCCGAGGACGAGGGCAGAGAGCAGGACCTGGTTGTAAGCGGAAATCCAGCTCATCGCGACACTCAGGCCAAAGTTCAGTGCCCAGAGGGATGCGGCGAGTACGCCGGTGAACAGACTGCCGCTGAGGCGGCGTACCACGAGGACCAGGAGAATCTCCGCCACCGCCAGGGTCAGGAACATCCCAATGCGCATGGGCAGCGATTCCAGGCCGAACATGCTCTCAAAGCTGAGAAAATAGAGGCGTTCGCTCAAGGTCCGGATGGTTCCCTGAGCCATGGGGCTGAAGAGCGCCTGCCAGAGGTCGGACGGCGACTGCACGCTGAGGCGGAGTCCGAGCCAGGCAAAATCATCTGCGAGGAACCAGATGCGGAAGCTCTTACGGTACAGAATTAGGGTGACAACGACGGGAAACAGAATTGCCGCCCAATGTTTCAATCGTGGTCCGTTCATCGAAGTTCCTATTTTGTCACTTCGCTGCGTGTGGGAAACTCGGTTGACGGGCTGATGCAGAAAATTGGACGCTATCAGGTAGAACACGAGTTGGGTCGTGGGGCCATGGGGGTCGTGTATCGAGCCTTTGATCCCGCGATCGGACGGCGTATTGCGATTAAGACCATCCGGCTCGATGAGTTGGGCGATCCGCAGGCTCGGGTGGCGCTGCGGGAGCGGCTGTTGCGCGAGGCGCAGTCGGCGGGCATTCTCTCCCATCCCAATATCGTTACGATTTACGACATCTCCGAGGATTCGGCGAATGCGTACATCTTCATGGAGTATGTCCAGGGGACGACGCTCGATTCCTTTGCGCGTGGCATGCCGATGCCGGATCTTCTGGCAATTCTCGAGCAGACCGCCCAGGCGCTGGATTATGCGCATTTGAAGGGAATTGTCCACCGCGACATCAAACCGGCGAACCTGATGCTGTCCGGCAAGCAGGTGAAGGTCACTGATTTTGGGGTTGCCCGCTTGCGCCATCGCGATTCGACGCAATCGGGTGCATTGCTGGGCACGCCCAGCTATATGAGCCCGGAACAGGTGGCAGGCGGCGAGATTACGGGCGCTGCGGATCAGTATGCGCTGGGCATCATTGCGTATGAGTATCTGGCGGGTGTGAAGCCTTTCGAGAATGAGAATCTGGCGAATCTGTTGTTCCGAATCACGCAGAATCCGCCCGCCTTTGTTGACCGGCTGAGCGTGCCGGTGAATCAGGTTCTACAGAAAGTGCTTGCGAAGAAGGCCGAAGATCGCTATCCGAACTGTGTCGCCTTTGTGGTGGCGCTCGGCCAGGCATTGGGCACCACCTCCTTTGCCGCGACTCCTGTCCGGGAGACCAGCGGCGATGAACCGACGATCGCTCAGGTGGAGACGGTCGAGATGGCCGCGCCGGTTCTTCCGGTGTTGCATCTGCCGCCTCCGCCGGCCCCTTCGCGATGGAAGCCCATTCTGGGCGTGTTGTTTGGCGCCAGTCTGATTGTGGCGGTGCTTTGGCTCAGTTTTGGGCAACGCGAGGAGACGCCTGTGGCCGCCACGAAGATGCCGGAGCCAGTGGCCAGCGAAGCCAAGCCGAGTGCCATGGGGGAGAAAGTGGAGGTTCCGAAGCAGGAACCCCCCGCTGAGGATCCTCCCGCGCCAGAAACGGTTTCTGAAACGAAGCCTGCTGCTCCGCCCAGAACCGCAGCCATTCAGGAAACGCGCCCGCCGGTGCCAGGCGGCGTGCAATCGGTTGTTTTCCTCTCCAGTCCGGAAGGCGCCGAGGTGGCGGTGAGCGGGGGCGTCCAGGATCGTTGCCCTCAGACCCCTTGCACGCTCGAATTGCCGGCGGGGAGTTTTGAGATTCGCGGGAAACTGGCCGGTTATCCGGACGTGGTGCGGAGCGTGCGTGTTCCGGACCAGAGCCGGGTGTACCTTTCATTCGAGAAACCGCAAGGAACGGTTGCTGTAAATTCCAATGTAAGCGGTGCTACGATTCGGATCGATGGCAAAGATACCGGGCAGAAAACTCCAGCCTTGCTGAAATTGGCGCCTGGAAAATATACATTAGAAGTTGTTAAAGAAGGTTTTCCTGTTCAGTCGCAGGAACTGACCGTCCGAAATGGTGCGGTACAAACTCTTACCGTAAATTGGAATCAATAATATGTACTCCCAGTTGAAACTCGGCCGCCGCTCTCTATTCGGTATGGCGGGCTCACTCTTTGTTCCGAACTTCGCTGCCTCGTTGGCGGCGCAGATGACAGGGCCATTGGTTGAGGGTAAGTCTCCGAGCATGATCATTCACTCTCGGAGGCCGGAGGACTATGAGATGCCTCTGGAAGGTTTTCTCCAGGCAATCACTCCGACAGAGCTGTTCTATGTGCGTAGTCATCACTACACCCCTCAAGTAGATCTGGAGCGTCACTCCCTTCGAGTTGGTGGCGAGGTTGCATCGCCTTATTCGATTACTTTGCGGGATTTGAAGAAGCTGCCGCGGATCGAGTTAGTGGGAGTGATGGAGTGCGCTGGGAATGGGCGCGGCTTTTACACGCCACGACTTCCCGGTTTGCAATGGACTCATGGCGGAGTGGGGAATGCGCGCTGGGCGGGAGTCCGGCTGGCGGACGTGCTGAAGACGGCCAATGTCAGAGCGAGCACGAAGCATATTCTTTTTGATGGAGCCGATGTGGCAATCGGATCGATGCCCAAGTTCCAACGCAGCATTCCTCTGAAGAAGGCAATGGATCCCGATACGATGCTGGCCTTTGAGATGAACGGTAAGCCCCTGACGCCCACGCATGGCTTTCCGCTGCGTCTGATCGTGCCGGGCTGGGGCGGCGACTCGTGGGTGAAGTGGTTGGTGGGAATTCAAGCGTTGGACCGGGAGTTTGATGGCTTCTTTATGAAGACTGCCTATCGCTATCCAACTAAGCCGGTGGTTCCTGGTACGGCCATCGATCCGGCGCAGATGAAGCCGGTGGAATCCGTACGCGCGAAGAGTGTCATTGCCATGCCACGTGACAATGCCGTGATCGGGCAGGGAACAACCCGGATTGCCGGTGCGGCGTGGTCGGGGGAAGTGCCGTTGGCGAAAGTGGAGGTCTCGACGGATGGGGGACGCTCCTGGTCGATTGCCCGGCTGACCAGTTCGAATGGGCGCTGGGCGTGGCAGACCTGGGACTACTCCTGGAACGCCACGCCGGGCAGCTACCGGATCCAGGCCCGGGCGACTGACGCCAATGGCTATAGCCAACCGACCGAGCAAGAGTGGAACCCGAGCGGGTATCTGTGGAATGTGATCCAGACGGTCCGCGTGGAAGTGACGCCGATGTTGTCGACAACCTATCGCAATAGCTGTACCAGTTGCCATGGCGAAGATATCATTCGCGGTCAGAAGCTGACTCGAAGCCAGTGGGAGCGTGAGGTCGACAAGATGATGCGCTGGGGCGCACAGGTGCCAACCGATCAGAAAACAAGTCTGATCGAGTATTTGTCGACGCGCTTTAAGCCTTAAGCGGCTGCTCGCTTTGGGCCCAACGGAGCAGCAGCGCTCCTACCAGACAGAGCAGGATGTCGGTGATATCCGGAATCCGGCCCGGTTGATAGATTTGCGAGATTTCGCCTGCGAAGACCAGCGCCGTGATGAGAAGCGTGGCAATCCCGAGCGGAAGTGCGAACGCGATCTGGAACTGCCGAATGCCGTAGATCGCAAAGAAGAGTTTGTCCGCGATGATAGACAAGCCATCGGGACGGGCCAGGCCGAGCGCGGCGGAAAGCGGCATCCAGGAGAACGAATGGGCGGCGCGGTCCGACCACTCGAACGGCATTGTCTGGCGGAGGGCGAGGATCAGTAGCGTGGCCAGGGCAAGCGATCGCGCCAGGACAAGGTTGCCGGCGACAGGGAGTATGAGCCCGAGGATCAGGCCCACGGCAGAGGCAATCGTCTTCTCCGCTCCCATGGGCCTGCCAATGAGCAGCAATTGGAGGGGAAGAGCGGCCAGCAGCAGGATGCCGGCGATGGTGGCGACGCGTAGGGCAAAGGTCTCTTTGAGCAGCGTGGCAATGGCGAAACCGGCAAAGGCAAGGCCGAGGATTTGGATGATTGCTTCCGGCGAATCGACTGGTTCGGAGTGGATGCTGTAAAGGGACGAACGGCGAAAGCTGGGGACAAAGGGCGCCCAGCGGGCGATGGCCCAAAGGAAGACGACGAGGATGGCGCTCCGGTCTTCGGTCCAGGACAAACCACGAAAGCGCTTGGAGAGCCAGCTCACGAGCTTGGTTCGCGCGAGCAGGGCTCCCAGTGCGGCTCCCATGGAGTTCAGTAGCACGTCGCGAGCCGAGGAAACGCGCATGGGCTCGAAGGCCTGGAGGTATTCGAGACCCGTGGAGAGTAGCGACGCGCCAGTCAGCGTGAGAAGGAACCCTCTCCAACCCGGGAAGCTGAGGGCTCCAAAGAGGCCGAGTGGCAGATAGAAATAGAGGTTCATCACCACATCGAGCCAGTCGCCCGGGGTGTCTGGAGAACTCCAGGCTAAGGGAAGCCGGGGTCTGCTAATGAAGTGGAACGGAAACAGCGTCAGATGCACCACTAACAGGAGTGAGAGCAGCAGCGCCGCGCGAGTAGGGTTGAATTTCACGAGCGGGGAAGGCCGATGGCGCGCAGGTTGACTGTGGGGTTGCACCGGCCTTGGGGCACCAGCGCAATCCGATTGTCGACACTTGCTTCCGCCATTCCATCTTTAGTCTAAGAGATGGAGCAGGGCCTTGGCGCGAGTGTTAGCGGCTGGCAACGTGAGCGGCGACGGACTGTAATTCTTCCATCACTTGTGTGGCTTCAATCTGTTGTTCTTGCTGGGCCGCATTCTTGGGTCCTCGCATCGCGAGAGGGACTGCGGTCAACCGCATCAGATCCAGTTGGAAGCGTACCTGATCCATAGCCTGTTGTGCTGTTTCCTGTGCAGATTGCTGTTTCATATCTTGCCTGAGTGTCTAATCGGACTACTGGGCAAAAATCTGAAGATGAAAATAGCTATTGGAGTGAAGAAATATCCCGATGAGGCTCTCAGACCTGGTTGGGTGGGGTGTAATGGTGGGTTCGTTTGGCAGGTCGTTTGGTGGTGGGTTCGACAGCGGATTGGGTGATGCGGTGAACAACCCTATGTTCTGAGAGCCTATCGGTCACGTCTACATCTGTCTTTTAGCAAGTGGCATGCCAAAGTCTAAACCTAAGAAAACATTACACTCCATCGATCTGGTTCCCGAATTGAAACACGTTCCCATTGGGCCCAGTTCAATTTGGTTGCTCCCCTTGACTATCTACAAGAGCGATGACAGACTGGCGGCATGGGTAAACCCGCTGATCTGCTCCAAGGAACGCTGGACCTGCTGATTCTTCGTTCGCTGGCCTGGCAGCCGCTGCATGGCTGGGCGATTGCGCAACGGATTGAAGAGTGTTCGAAGAATGTATTGCTGGTACAGCAGGGGAGCCTCTATCCGGCGCTCCATCGGATGGAGGAGCAGGGCTGGATCGAGGCGGCTTGGGGAGAGAGCGAGAACAAGCGGCGGGCGAAGTTCTATTCGCTCACTCCGGAAGGCGCGGCGCGCCTGGAAGAAGAACGCAAGCAGTGGGATCGTTTGTCGGGTGCCGTGCAGCTTGTGATGGAGCAATCCTGATGCGCACCCTGCGGCGGCTCAAACGGGCTTGGAGCAGTCTGTTTCATTCCGGCAGCCGGGATGTCGAGTTGGACGACGAACTGGCGGCTCATCTGGCGCATGAGATTGACGCGCGGGTGGCGGGCGGGGAAAGTGTTGCCGAGGCGACGCGGCAGGCGCATCTGGCGCTGGGACGGGTGGCCGCGGTGAGCGAAGAGACGCGGGCCCAGCGGAGTTTTGCCTTTCTGACCGGCTTGTCGCAGGACCTGAGCTTTGCGCTCCGGCTGATGCGGAAGAGTCCGGTGTTTACGCTGGCCGCGGTGGGGAGTCTGGCGCTGGGGATTGGCGCCAATACGGCGATCTATTCGCTGTACAGCCGGATTCTGATCGATGAGATGCCGGTTCATGCTCCGAGCGAGCTGTACCAGCTCCTCTCTCGCACCAGCAATCAAAAGGCTGGCCAATTTAATACTTCCTACTCTTATCCGTTCATTCGAGAGTTGCAGGAGAATAGCCCCCAGCTCCAAGGCGTCACCTGCTCTGCCAATGGGGCCGTGAGTCTACGTAGCGGTGCGCAATCGAAGATTGTTTCCGTCGAGGAGGTGTGTGGCAACTACTTCTCGCTGTTGGGGATCCAGCCGGCGCTGGGCCGTTTGTTGCAGCCTGCGGACAACGTGGATCCGGGTGCGCATCCGGTTGCCGTGTTGTCGCATCATTATTGGCGCAGCGAGTATGGTTCGGACCCGGAGATCGTGGGCCGCCGTGTCGAGTTCAACGGCCACCCCTTCACGATTGTGGGCATTACCCCGCCGAACTACTTCTCATTCTCGAAAGGAAATCTTCCGAACTTCTTCGTTCCGATTGTGATGGATGGGGTCATCAGTTCTTCGCCGACGATGACGACGGATCCGGGGAGTTACTGGATTAGTGTGGTGATGCGGACGAAGCCAGGGGTCTCGCTGGCGAGCCTGGAATCGGAAATAGCGGCACGGTATCGCCGATATCGCGCTGCGAACGGCGGCACGTCTCAGAGTGAGTATCAAAAGAAAGTGGAATCGACTCTGATCGTGCATCTGGAATCTGCCGCGCAGGGATTTGGGACGCGTTCTCGAGTGGAAAGCGATCAGAAGCCTCTGACACTTTTGCTTTGTGTGGTGGGCGCGGTGTTGCTGATTGCGTGTATCAATATCGCAAACTTACTCTTAGCGCGAGCGACGGCCCGGCAGCGGGAGATTGCGACCCGGCTTGCTCTCGGGGCGAGCCGGATGCGTCTGGTCCGGCAATTTTTGACGGAGAGCCTGCTGTTGGCTGCCAGCGGTGGTGTTGCCGGGTTGGCGTTGGCGTTGACGTTGGAACGGGCGCTCATGCGCGAGGCCTATGGCAAGAATGCGCAACTGCTGGTGGATGGTGGACCTTCCTGGCTGGTTTTACTTGCCTGTTTCGGACTGACAATCGTGGCGGGGTTTGGTTTTGGGCTTGCACCGGCCTTGAGTGCCGACCGGCAAGGGATTCGTGCGCCACGTCGTATGGTGGGGCGCAAACTGCTGGTGAGTCTCCAGGTGGCCTTATCGATTCTGCTTTTGATGGGCGCGGGATTGTTTCTGAAGACGCTCTCGAATTTGCGAACCGCTGACAGTGGCTTTGTGCGCGACCAACTCGTCACGATGCAGTTAACGCCTGGCCTGCTCGGTCGCAAACCCGAGGAGTTGCGGGCTTACTACCGCAACGTGGAGCAGCGTGTCGCCGAAGTACCGGGTGTGGCAGGCGTAAGCTTCAATGCGGTTGGTCTGCTGGCGGGCAGTCGATGGGGGAGTGGCATTCAGGTGGCGGGGGTGGTGATTCCGGAGGGTGAGCCCGCGCCGCTGCGGAACGCTGTTGGGCCGAAGTTCTTTTCGATGATCGGGGCGCGTTTCATCGAAGGACGAGACTTTGAGTTTGCTGACAATTCGGAGACTGCGCCGAAGGTGGCGATTGTGAATCAATCCTTTGCGCGCCGCTACTTTGGGAATTCTTCGGCGATCGGCAGGATGATCGGTCCGGGGAATCGGGAAACGAAGCCAAGTTTCACCATCGTGGGGGTGGTGGCAGACCTGCGTGACGCACGCATCACGGCGGAAGCGGAGCGCTATTGGTATGTGCCCTATGCACAGCAGAACCGGCTGCCGAGTTTGACGCTCACGGCGAGAGCGCAAGGGGAATCGGTCGCTCTGTTGAAGATGATTCAGGCGGAAGTTGCGCGAGTGGACCCGAATGTCCCGATCTCAAGACAGCAGACAATGGCGACAACACTCGAGGATCAGATCTCGCTCGAACGTCTGGTTGCCCGGGTCAGCAGCTTCTTTGCGCTGGTGGCGGTGCTGCTGGCGGTGATCGGTCTCTATGGGGTGATGGCGTATACGGTGGAGCGCAGGACGCGCGAGATTGGAATTCGCATGGCGCTCGGGGAAGAGCGGTCGCGAGTGTTAGGCGGAGTGCTGCGGGAGGCATTGCTATACGTGGGAATTGGCGTATTGATGGGGATTCCGCTGGCGCTCGGGCTCGCGCGTTTTTCGACGAAGCTGCTGTACGGAGTGCAGCCGATGGATTGGATGAGTCTCAGTATTGCCGTCGCTACGATTACGGGATTTGGGATGCTGGCAGGCTTCCTCACGGCGCGCCGCGCTGCCTCGATCGAACCGATGATGGCGCTGCGGATAGAATAGGCGTCGTGCTCTCTCGCCGACTGCTCCTCCAAGCCTCCGCCGCCACCGCGGCGCTCTCTCAAGTCACCGTCAACAAAGGAACGGTGACGAAAGCCCAGTTCACCGGCAGTAAGAATTATCCGGGCAATGTCCACGACTATTGGGTCTATGTGCCCGGCATTCCCGCGCCGCCGGGCGGCTATGCGTTGATGGTCTTTTTTGATGGGGCTGGTTTCATCAATGAGACGGGGCGTTTTAAGGCGGCCGAGGTGTTTGACCGCTTGATTGCCTCGGGCGAGATGCCTCCAACGGCCGGGCTCTTCTTGTCGCCTGGAGTGATGCCCCCCTTGTCTCCCGAGACGCAGGTGGGCCGCTACAATCGCTCCTACGAATACGATGCGATGGGGGATCGCATGGCGAAGTTCCTGATCGACGAACTGATTCCGGAAGTCGGCAAGCAGCATAAGCTCACGAGCGATCCGAATTGGCGCGGCATTGGCGGATCGAGCTCAGGCGCGATTGCCGCGTTCACGGTTGCCTGGAATCGGCCGGATGCCTTCCGCCGCGTGCTGTCCTATATCGGGTCCTATGTGAATCTGCGCGGGGGCGCTGCTTATCCCAGTCTGCTGCGCCAGGTTGAGCCGAAGCCGTTGCGCGTCTTCCTGCAGGATGGGTCAGGGGATCAGAATATCTTTGCAGGGAACTGGTGGCAGGCGAATCTGGTGATGGCGAATTCGCTCGAGTATGCCGGTTACGATTTCAAGTTTGTGCAGGGCACGGATGGTCATAACTCGAACCATTCTTCGAAGATCTTTGTCGAGTCTTTGCAGTGGCTATGGGCGGAGTGGAAGCAGCCGATTGTGGCCTCGAAGGGAAACCCGAAGAGTGAGCGGCACTATGTCACGGAGTTCCTCGATCCGGCTCATGACTGGGAGGAGATCTCCTCCGGGCACAGCTACACGGAAGGCGCCGCAGCCGACAAGGATGGCAACGTCTACTTCAGCGATGCGCCAAACGACAAGATCCACAAGATCGACCACGCCAGCGGTAAGGTGACTCTGTTCAAGAGCCCGAGCGGTGGTGTGAACGGTTCGCTGTTTGGTCCCGATGGCCGGCTCTATGCCTGCCAGGCGAAGAAGCGGCAGATTATTGCGATCCGTCCCGACGGCAAAGAAGACGTGCTGGCGACCGATGTTGCGTCCAATGATCTGGTGGTGAACGCGAAGGGGGAAGTCTGGTGGACAGACCCGGCCAGCCATCGGATCTGGTACACGGATGGCAAGGGCAGCAAGAGGGTGGTGCACGAGGGCATCGAGTTCCCCAATGGCATCATGCTGTCGCCCGATCAGAGCCTGTTGCAGTGCGTCGATAAGCGCTCGCGCTGGATCTGGAACTTCCAGGTGCAGCCCGACGGTTCGCTCGCGCATGGAGAGCGGTTTTACTACCTCGAGACTTGGGATGAGGATTCGCAGTCGGGCGGCGACGGCATGACGATCGACACCACCGGCCATCTCTATGTCGCCACGCGACTGGGGATTCAGGTGATGGACCCGCCGGGACGCGTCGTGGGCATCTTCAATTGCCCGCAAAATCTGCAGCCGTCGAATTGCTGCTTTGGCGGACCGAATTTCGATTATCTTTATACGACGAATCGGCAGAAGGTCTTCCGCCGCAAGTTGCGCCGGAAAGGGCTGATTGCATCGACGGTGATCAAGCCGCCCATTCCGCGCCTCTAAGGCTTAAGTGCCGGCGACGAGAGAGGCGAAGGCCCAGGTGACGACCGGGTTGGTGACATCGCCGTGCTCGGAGACCAGCGCCTTGCCGTTGATCTTGGCGCTGCCGTCGAGGTTGTAGACCTTGCCGGC is part of the Bryobacter aggregatus MPL3 genome and encodes:
- a CDS encoding VanZ family protein, encoding MKFNPTRAALLLSLLLVVHLTLFPFHFISRPRLPLAWSSPDTPGDWLDVVMNLYFYLPLGLFGALSFPGWRGFLLTLTGASLLSTGLEYLQAFEPMRVSSARDVLLNSMGAALGALLARTKLVSWLSKRFRGLSWTEDRSAILVVFLWAIARWAPFVPSFRRSSLYSIHSEPVDSPEAIIQILGLAFAGFAIATLLKETFALRVATIAGILLLAALPLQLLLIGRPMGAEKTIASAVGLILGLILPVAGNLVLARSLALATLLILALRQTMPFEWSDRAAHSFSWMPLSAALGLARPDGLSIIADKLFFAIYGIRQFQIAFALPLGIATLLITALVFAGEISQIYQPGRIPDITDILLCLVGALLLRWAQSEQPLKA
- a CDS encoding PadR family transcriptional regulator: MGKPADLLQGTLDLLILRSLAWQPLHGWAIAQRIEECSKNVLLVQQGSLYPALHRMEEQGWIEAAWGESENKRRAKFYSLTPEGAARLEEERKQWDRLSGAVQLVMEQS
- a CDS encoding molybdopterin-dependent oxidoreductase → MYSQLKLGRRSLFGMAGSLFVPNFAASLAAQMTGPLVEGKSPSMIIHSRRPEDYEMPLEGFLQAITPTELFYVRSHHYTPQVDLERHSLRVGGEVASPYSITLRDLKKLPRIELVGVMECAGNGRGFYTPRLPGLQWTHGGVGNARWAGVRLADVLKTANVRASTKHILFDGADVAIGSMPKFQRSIPLKKAMDPDTMLAFEMNGKPLTPTHGFPLRLIVPGWGGDSWVKWLVGIQALDREFDGFFMKTAYRYPTKPVVPGTAIDPAQMKPVESVRAKSVIAMPRDNAVIGQGTTRIAGAAWSGEVPLAKVEVSTDGGRSWSIARLTSSNGRWAWQTWDYSWNATPGSYRIQARATDANGYSQPTEQEWNPSGYLWNVIQTVRVEVTPMLSTTYRNSCTSCHGEDIIRGQKLTRSQWEREVDKMMRWGAQVPTDQKTSLIEYLSTRFKP
- a CDS encoding ABC transporter permease is translated as MRTLRRLKRAWSSLFHSGSRDVELDDELAAHLAHEIDARVAGGESVAEATRQAHLALGRVAAVSEETRAQRSFAFLTGLSQDLSFALRLMRKSPVFTLAAVGSLALGIGANTAIYSLYSRILIDEMPVHAPSELYQLLSRTSNQKAGQFNTSYSYPFIRELQENSPQLQGVTCSANGAVSLRSGAQSKIVSVEEVCGNYFSLLGIQPALGRLLQPADNVDPGAHPVAVLSHHYWRSEYGSDPEIVGRRVEFNGHPFTIVGITPPNYFSFSKGNLPNFFVPIVMDGVISSSPTMTTDPGSYWISVVMRTKPGVSLASLESEIAARYRRYRAANGGTSQSEYQKKVESTLIVHLESAAQGFGTRSRVESDQKPLTLLLCVVGAVLLIACINIANLLLARATARQREIATRLALGASRMRLVRQFLTESLLLAASGGVAGLALALTLERALMREAYGKNAQLLVDGGPSWLVLLACFGLTIVAGFGFGLAPALSADRQGIRAPRRMVGRKLLVSLQVALSILLLMGAGLFLKTLSNLRTADSGFVRDQLVTMQLTPGLLGRKPEELRAYYRNVEQRVAEVPGVAGVSFNAVGLLAGSRWGSGIQVAGVVIPEGEPAPLRNAVGPKFFSMIGARFIEGRDFEFADNSETAPKVAIVNQSFARRYFGNSSAIGRMIGPGNRETKPSFTIVGVVADLRDARITAEAERYWYVPYAQQNRLPSLTLTARAQGESVALLKMIQAEVARVDPNVPISRQQTMATTLEDQISLERLVARVSSFFALVAVLLAVIGLYGVMAYTVERRTREIGIRMALGEERSRVLGGVLREALLYVGIGVLMGIPLALGLARFSTKLLYGVQPMDWMSLSIAVATITGFGMLAGFLTARRAASIEPMMALRIE
- a CDS encoding SMP-30/gluconolactonase/LRE family protein; its protein translation is MLSRRLLLQASAATAALSQVTVNKGTVTKAQFTGSKNYPGNVHDYWVYVPGIPAPPGGYALMVFFDGAGFINETGRFKAAEVFDRLIASGEMPPTAGLFLSPGVMPPLSPETQVGRYNRSYEYDAMGDRMAKFLIDELIPEVGKQHKLTSDPNWRGIGGSSSGAIAAFTVAWNRPDAFRRVLSYIGSYVNLRGGAAYPSLLRQVEPKPLRVFLQDGSGDQNIFAGNWWQANLVMANSLEYAGYDFKFVQGTDGHNSNHSSKIFVESLQWLWAEWKQPIVASKGNPKSERHYVTEFLDPAHDWEEISSGHSYTEGAAADKDGNVYFSDAPNDKIHKIDHASGKVTLFKSPSGGVNGSLFGPDGRLYACQAKKRQIIAIRPDGKEDVLATDVASNDLVVNAKGEVWWTDPASHRIWYTDGKGSKRVVHEGIEFPNGIMLSPDQSLLQCVDKRSRWIWNFQVQPDGSLAHGERFYYLETWDEDSQSGGDGMTIDTTGHLYVATRLGIQVMDPPGRVVGIFNCPQNLQPSNCCFGGPNFDYLYTTNRQKVFRRKLRRKGLIASTVIKPPIPRL
- a CDS encoding serine/threonine-protein kinase; translation: MQKIGRYQVEHELGRGAMGVVYRAFDPAIGRRIAIKTIRLDELGDPQARVALRERLLREAQSAGILSHPNIVTIYDISEDSANAYIFMEYVQGTTLDSFARGMPMPDLLAILEQTAQALDYAHLKGIVHRDIKPANLMLSGKQVKVTDFGVARLRHRDSTQSGALLGTPSYMSPEQVAGGEITGAADQYALGIIAYEYLAGVKPFENENLANLLFRITQNPPAFVDRLSVPVNQVLQKVLAKKAEDRYPNCVAFVVALGQALGTTSFAATPVRETSGDEPTIAQVETVEMAAPVLPVLHLPPPPAPSRWKPILGVLFGASLIVAVLWLSFGQREETPVAATKMPEPVASEAKPSAMGEKVEVPKQEPPAEDPPAPETVSETKPAAPPRTAAIQETRPPVPGGVQSVVFLSSPEGAEVAVSGGVQDRCPQTPCTLELPAGSFEIRGKLAGYPDVVRSVRVPDQSRVYLSFEKPQGTVAVNSNVSGATIRIDGKDTGQKTPALLKLAPGKYTLEVVKEGFPVQSQELTVRNGAVQTLTVNWNQ